In Arthrobacter alpinus, a single window of DNA contains:
- a CDS encoding GNAT family N-acetyltransferase, which produces MDALEVLMNEAWPAPETMERDGWVLRSASSVTQRANSVWPRQAPTDLDVALRDIVRWYAMRRQPVIFQITQRPENSALEQQLDLQGYSRQSETLIMTAGGNVDEAPPTPAGIALTFSDAPSEAWIQMWWRIDGRGGAAEREVARGILTGVPSLYASAVNDDGMVVGTGRVTLVNGWAGIYCMSVHPDFRRRGIAASILRQLLDAARDRGSVQAWLLVTAANAGAQALYERGGFREVGRYHYRQAPRRRAPMAC; this is translated from the coding sequence GTGGACGCACTTGAAGTGTTGATGAATGAGGCCTGGCCTGCTCCGGAGACGATGGAGCGCGATGGGTGGGTGCTCAGATCGGCCAGCTCCGTGACCCAGAGGGCCAACTCGGTGTGGCCTCGGCAGGCACCGACTGATCTTGACGTGGCACTTCGAGACATCGTGCGCTGGTACGCCATGCGCCGCCAGCCCGTCATCTTCCAAATCACGCAGCGTCCGGAAAATAGCGCTTTGGAACAGCAGCTTGATCTTCAGGGATACTCCCGGCAGTCGGAGACGCTGATCATGACCGCCGGTGGCAACGTCGATGAGGCCCCTCCCACGCCGGCCGGCATTGCACTGACGTTCAGTGATGCGCCGTCGGAGGCGTGGATCCAGATGTGGTGGCGCATCGACGGCAGGGGAGGGGCTGCCGAACGCGAGGTGGCCCGGGGGATCCTCACGGGTGTCCCCTCGCTTTACGCGTCGGCCGTGAATGACGACGGCATGGTGGTGGGAACTGGGCGGGTAACACTGGTCAACGGGTGGGCCGGGATCTACTGCATGAGTGTTCATCCGGACTTTCGCAGGCGGGGCATTGCAGCGTCCATTCTTCGCCAGCTCCTTGACGCGGCCCGCGATCGGGGTTCCGTCCAGGCGTGGTTGCTGGTGACTGCCGCGAATGCCGGCGCCCAAGCACTCTATGAACGGGGTGGATTTAGGGAAGTTGGCAGGTATCACTACCGCCAGGCACCACGGCGCCGCGCGCCCATGGCCTGCTGA
- a CDS encoding FAD-binding oxidoreductase: MDNNRFQALQEKVRGQVITSDHPLYDASRAVYNGMIDKHPAAILRVSQVADVIAGVNFARDEGLDLALRGGGHSAPGFGTCDGGLVLDFGDRRGVRVDPAAVTARAEAGTTWADFNHATNAFGLATTGGIIGSTGVAGLTLGGGIGYLARKYGLSCDNLKSADVVTAEGKFLTASATENDDLFWALRGGTGNFGVVTSLEFDLHPVDVVYGGVVIYLLEHAEAVAQLFRDYIATAPEDMGIFLGYHQGPPVPFLPEEHHGKPVVVVVGGWTGPHDEGERQWQKFLDVAPVAGSFLGPLPYPMLNTLFDPLLPKGLQAYWKAEFLPELSDEVIGVAQKFGAGVPSPQTANHFYPINGAAQRVGEDETAFPYRDVNFSVAIAGMWESPADNDANCKWVRDYYQALHPHGAGAGYINFLDADDQSRIEDNYGDNYARLAKIKAKYDPGNLFHINQNIKPMA; the protein is encoded by the coding sequence ATGGACAACAACAGATTTCAGGCCCTGCAGGAAAAAGTGCGCGGCCAGGTCATCACCTCCGACCACCCCCTCTACGACGCCTCACGGGCCGTCTATAACGGCATGATTGACAAACATCCGGCAGCCATATTGCGTGTTTCGCAAGTCGCGGACGTCATCGCGGGAGTCAACTTTGCGCGGGATGAGGGCTTGGACCTTGCACTGAGAGGTGGTGGGCACAGTGCACCCGGATTCGGGACGTGTGACGGAGGCCTTGTGCTTGACTTCGGAGACCGCAGGGGCGTCCGGGTAGATCCCGCTGCCGTAACGGCCAGGGCCGAGGCAGGCACCACCTGGGCCGACTTCAACCACGCAACAAACGCCTTTGGGCTCGCAACAACCGGCGGAATCATCGGATCCACGGGTGTTGCTGGGCTGACACTCGGCGGCGGCATCGGCTACCTCGCCCGTAAGTACGGCCTGTCCTGTGACAACCTCAAATCTGCGGATGTGGTTACTGCAGAGGGGAAGTTCCTCACAGCCAGCGCAACCGAGAATGACGACCTCTTCTGGGCGTTACGTGGAGGCACAGGAAACTTCGGCGTCGTCACGTCCCTGGAATTCGACCTGCATCCCGTCGACGTCGTCTACGGCGGTGTAGTCATCTATCTGCTCGAGCACGCAGAGGCCGTTGCACAACTGTTCCGGGACTACATTGCCACGGCGCCCGAAGACATGGGCATATTCCTCGGGTACCACCAGGGCCCGCCTGTCCCCTTCCTGCCGGAGGAGCACCACGGCAAGCCCGTGGTGGTGGTGGTGGGTGGCTGGACCGGTCCCCACGATGAAGGCGAGCGGCAGTGGCAGAAATTCCTTGACGTCGCCCCAGTTGCTGGGTCGTTTCTGGGCCCGCTCCCGTATCCGATGCTCAACACCCTGTTCGACCCGCTTTTGCCGAAAGGCCTCCAAGCATATTGGAAGGCGGAGTTCCTCCCAGAGCTAAGTGACGAAGTGATCGGCGTTGCCCAGAAATTCGGAGCAGGCGTGCCCAGCCCCCAAACCGCCAATCATTTCTATCCCATTAATGGCGCAGCCCAACGCGTAGGAGAGGATGAGACTGCCTTTCCCTACCGGGACGTCAACTTCTCGGTTGCCATCGCCGGAATGTGGGAATCCCCGGCGGACAACGACGCCAACTGCAAGTGGGTCAGAGACTACTACCAGGCCCTGCATCCCCACGGGGCTGGCGCGGGCTACATTAATTTCCTCGACGCCGACGACCAGTCCCGCATCGAGGACAACTACGGGGACAACTACGCCCGGTTGGCCAAGATCAAGGCGAAGTACGATCCCGGCAACCTGTTCCATATCAACCAGAACATCAAACCGATGGCCTGA
- a CDS encoding heme ABC transporter ATP-binding protein, with protein MISGSGISFAFGSREVLSDVDLRASHGEVLGLVGPNGSGKTTLLRTLYGSLTPNAGSVSLDHSELHRLSAREIARTLSVVVQENPGDQPLLVSDMVLLGRTPHQGVFSRVTDVDEKIAAAALERVGMLALAGQSFNELSGGERQRVLIARALAQQTTHLLLDEPTNHLDVRYQHEVLELVRDLTRSSNHAVAVILHDLNLAATYCDRLLLLHQGRVVAEGTPSEVLTKENIEAVYQIEVRRVELDDGFQLVFRPLKERLPLAV; from the coding sequence GTGATCTCCGGTTCGGGGATTTCTTTTGCCTTTGGCTCCCGGGAAGTCCTTAGCGACGTCGATCTGCGGGCCAGTCATGGCGAGGTCCTGGGGCTGGTGGGCCCCAATGGGAGCGGGAAGACCACGCTCCTGCGCACGCTTTACGGTTCGTTGACGCCAAATGCGGGCAGCGTGTCCCTGGACCATTCCGAATTGCACCGGCTCAGTGCCAGGGAAATTGCACGCACCCTGTCCGTGGTGGTGCAGGAAAATCCTGGAGATCAGCCACTGTTGGTCTCGGACATGGTCTTGTTGGGCCGCACTCCCCACCAGGGAGTGTTCAGCCGTGTTACCGACGTCGACGAGAAGATCGCCGCTGCGGCCCTCGAGCGCGTTGGCATGCTGGCCTTGGCTGGCCAAAGCTTCAATGAACTCTCCGGCGGGGAACGGCAAAGGGTGCTCATTGCCCGGGCCTTGGCGCAACAAACCACGCATCTGCTCCTGGATGAGCCCACCAACCACCTCGACGTGCGCTACCAGCACGAGGTGCTGGAACTGGTGCGCGATCTTACCCGCAGCAGCAACCACGCAGTGGCCGTGATCCTCCACGATCTAAATCTTGCTGCGACGTACTGCGATCGCCTTTTGTTGCTTCACCAAGGGCGTGTAGTTGCCGAAGGTACACCGTCAGAGGTCCTGACCAAGGAGAACATCGAAGCTGTATACCAGATCGAGGTCCGTCGTGTTGAGCTTGATGACGGATTTCAATTGGTTTTCCGACCGTTGAAAGAGCGCCTGCCACTGGCGGTGTGA
- a CDS encoding ABC transporter substrate-binding protein — MKPRVMPLAAATMLSLMLTACGSPAGANNNALTSTDFPLTIMNCGTAVTLEKAPERVVLLESSPVSYLHSLGVMDKVVARAGSYPTTYFDAPTQQELDRIPLLTDKLDTSGHLQISQEVIMAQRPDMVLGTAQGLNRETLAASGIPLLEEPSFCPQPPDNPTFQDIGEQMKTYARAFGISDRGASAALALEERVKRISRPSAAAEKRTAAVLYPTLGGGATYAYGTKSMAHPQLEAAGFTNVFADVDQRVFEIGREELIGRNPDVLILLHTADNPDEISHAITSMKGAESITAIAKNDVMTQLFNFTEPGSPLAIDGLEHIIERFWQ; from the coding sequence ATGAAACCCCGTGTAATGCCGCTTGCCGCGGCAACCATGCTCTCACTCATGCTGACCGCCTGCGGGAGCCCAGCCGGAGCCAACAACAATGCACTGACATCCACTGACTTCCCCCTGACCATCATGAATTGCGGCACGGCTGTCACCCTTGAAAAGGCGCCCGAACGGGTGGTGCTGCTGGAAAGCTCACCTGTCAGTTACCTGCACTCATTGGGCGTCATGGACAAAGTGGTGGCTCGGGCCGGCAGCTACCCCACCACGTATTTTGATGCCCCGACTCAGCAGGAACTTGACCGGATTCCCTTGCTGACGGACAAGTTGGACACCTCGGGCCACCTGCAGATCTCTCAAGAAGTCATCATGGCCCAGAGGCCCGACATGGTGTTGGGCACGGCCCAAGGATTGAATCGGGAAACCCTTGCCGCCTCCGGCATTCCTTTGCTGGAGGAGCCCTCCTTCTGCCCACAGCCCCCGGACAATCCAACGTTTCAGGACATTGGTGAGCAGATGAAGACTTACGCGCGGGCCTTCGGGATTTCGGACCGTGGGGCGAGTGCTGCGCTGGCACTCGAGGAACGTGTGAAGAGAATCTCCAGGCCAAGTGCCGCTGCAGAAAAACGTACCGCTGCCGTGCTCTATCCCACCCTTGGGGGCGGTGCCACGTACGCCTACGGCACCAAGTCAATGGCACACCCCCAATTGGAGGCCGCCGGGTTCACCAACGTTTTCGCCGATGTTGACCAGAGGGTCTTCGAGATTGGCCGGGAGGAACTAATTGGGCGGAACCCCGATGTGCTGATCCTTCTCCACACGGCTGACAACCCGGATGAGATTTCCCACGCCATCACCTCAATGAAGGGCGCCGAGTCAATCACGGCCATTGCCAAGAATGACGTGATGACACAGCTGTTCAATTTCACTGAACCGGGCTCCCCGCTGGCAATCGATGGCTTGGAGCACATCATTGAACGGTTCTGGCAGTGA
- a CDS encoding FecCD family ABC transporter permease: MAASDPLGRSRRRRRNTTWLVSLCIAFVVSTVMAVAMGPVTIAPGTVARILGFHLAQISPGPHPDATADAIVWGVRFPRILLGAAVGSGLAMCGVALQAMVRNMLADPYLLGINSGASTGAAAMMLFGVGLGLGEHALSVSAFAGALAASLMVLLVARSAGRVTSLRLLLSGVAIGYALTAVTSFLIFASGSAEGARSMMFWLLGSLSLAAWGSPLAVVAMVVFATGMVLTLWGRRLDAMAIGDETALVLGISPARFRTQLLVVVSLCIGVVVAASGSIGFVGLVIPHLARRIVGAAHVWVVPVSALLGAIFLVWADLLARTLMQPQELPIGIITALVGAPFLLHLLRRMHPGS; the protein is encoded by the coding sequence TTGGCAGCGTCAGACCCGCTCGGGCGTTCCCGGCGTCGGCGCAGAAACACGACGTGGCTCGTTTCTTTGTGCATTGCGTTCGTTGTTTCCACGGTCATGGCAGTCGCCATGGGCCCTGTAACAATTGCTCCGGGAACCGTGGCAAGGATCTTGGGATTCCACTTGGCGCAGATCAGCCCGGGACCGCATCCGGATGCGACGGCTGACGCCATCGTCTGGGGTGTCCGTTTTCCGCGTATTCTCCTGGGCGCCGCTGTCGGATCCGGGCTGGCAATGTGTGGGGTGGCACTCCAAGCGATGGTGCGCAATATGCTTGCGGACCCGTACCTGTTGGGAATCAATTCGGGAGCTTCCACCGGAGCCGCTGCCATGATGCTTTTCGGCGTTGGACTGGGCCTGGGTGAACACGCGCTCTCTGTCAGCGCCTTTGCTGGTGCGCTGGCCGCGTCCCTCATGGTGCTCTTGGTCGCCCGATCCGCAGGCCGCGTAACCTCCCTGAGACTGTTGCTGTCCGGCGTGGCCATTGGCTATGCCCTGACTGCTGTCACGAGTTTCCTCATCTTCGCCTCCGGGTCCGCCGAAGGGGCCAGATCCATGATGTTCTGGCTCCTAGGATCCCTGTCGCTGGCCGCCTGGGGCAGTCCACTGGCTGTCGTTGCCATGGTTGTGTTCGCCACCGGCATGGTGCTGACACTGTGGGGTCGGCGGCTCGACGCCATGGCGATCGGGGACGAAACGGCTCTTGTCCTGGGCATCTCCCCAGCCCGGTTCCGCACCCAGTTGCTGGTGGTGGTTTCATTGTGCATCGGCGTGGTGGTGGCCGCCTCAGGCAGCATTGGATTTGTTGGTTTGGTGATTCCGCATCTTGCCCGCCGAATTGTCGGTGCGGCCCATGTTTGGGTGGTTCCGGTGTCAGCGCTGCTAGGCGCCATTTTCCTGGTGTGGGCAGACTTGTTGGCCCGCACCCTGATGCAGCCCCAGGAACTGCCGATCGGAATCATCACTGCCCTTGTCGGCGCCCCTTTTCTGCTGCACCTCCTGCGACGCATGCACCCCGGAAGCTGA